The following proteins are co-located in the Acanthochromis polyacanthus isolate Apoly-LR-REF ecotype Palm Island chromosome 7, KAUST_Apoly_ChrSc, whole genome shotgun sequence genome:
- the si:ch211-102c2.8 gene encoding trichohyalin isoform X2, with translation MSDSSHDGAERDADKLLCIDPIDTSSVFGVDTPTLKLDHCDLLLDAMDAELGQLQVLPHKHDAISREHDCSNAAVLRWSQALSKDTGFGSTSQTNDTPMSCLDLMHTPTMEQTSENTTDCWEDHVTHEETENRLHRDKKETESRREQVIWRLQKLLGDTCEEGGMAEETYPPSDSVCTEDFVRRFKEEMVEVAMPDSSMQELDKEEQDERTEMLASDDCQNEQNGRSLVDKRSSATIGEWSKDTVTAHCSLSNKPGQRKERRKCLSDSFRVNTSHFVSHRTGVAADHENVQHNNSCSLTARCLAGVPVCSFDTVSIDSDLDTVSTEQVRRHIHKQPGWQALIQSVTDMNDDCTNQSDHDTPTQEESDAQPTSVQTSSCGHVQNTSLSIRKAQRDKIGTYGLVCSLSDNEKDTDEEIIHCSGRSRPERTSAKMKSDWAALKERLSNLRQKCEKEEEALRLKRTQLKDVGLCLSELLQKRKHALQELERLTTETAQMEKDKRTLESVLRDSRMEKESVSCQIQKLQRQKESFLLEVRAMEKDLPTLSSCKQTPKDGSCMNRNNVIMSVLEREEMERQLDNAKTELFTEQRRAREKLESVQEKFEETCEELHRATDAESSLRDRCFCLEEKLMQKNQQTETLEIQVSKLQGELGECKDRLGTLEKMLAQRELQLLDLKEQCGAFQAERDGLKGELQHLKTQHSKALKEAQEQTHRMKVKKQAEEEKAHGLKEEMLSLTRHIESMQSSIQLKEEEVIQLRKSLQQWREEAKKCEKEWHMEALEKVHKAVEEERRKHEAEKVEAVQVHRGILEEQHRKSLENLRSDMQQERSKALILQHQVVELKAKVQELESERCAQQREQESLLAVICKSLKEEHQAELQRSQRHMAKSQRAVLRLEQDVQLAVKETDRLRVMLEERESSHHRVIAEMEQQLRHWAQQLVAECQHLNHLVEQSGAKQSAGKLSPSLTGTEALTYLKTLRGQLKHFVSHLHQELKSQKQTNEHLRKDKERELSIQRQQLRVERDQALNSIKERLIQEHIEELSSLRWAHLTDGGAEGGGGVAASLRKQLKAKDLELRQVQRSMAEWKEQTAARLACKFEEEFTAELERCKAKLLRGRKASKSQEERHRKPEQCEGEMMFGMKEAQKSVCSLSIHAVDSAASQSPSDVTSFKLLRYLQSRVKQLRVENQAYMWSPPPPFTVPSDLSGSYLTTIAQGQDSAGTVGQSSVRTVSSEGHETLQCVSQCTPVT, from the exons ATGTCAGACAGCAGCCATGATGGAGCAGAGAGAGACGCTGACAAGCTTCTTTGTATTG ATCCCATTGACACCAGCAGTGTGTTTGGAGTGGATACCCCGACTCTCAAACTGGACCACTGTGACCTCCTCCTAGATGCGATGGATGCTGAGCTTGGTCAGCTGCAg GTCCTGCCACATAAACATGATGCAATTTCCAGGGAGCATGATTGCAGCAATGCAG ctgttctCAGGTGGAGTCAAGCTCTGAGCAAAGACACAGGCTTTGGAAGTACAAGTCAAACAAATGACACTCCCATGTCTTGTCTTGATCTGATGCACACTCCAACGATGGAGCAAACCTCAG AGAATACCACTGACTGCTGGGAAGATCATGTCACTCATGAGGAAACTGAAAACAGGCTACACAGAGACAAGAAGGAAACGGAATCTCGGAGGGAGCAGGTCATCTGGAGGttacagaaactgcttggagacACCTGTGAGGAAGGAGGGATGGCAGAAGAAACATACCCTCCGTCAGACAGCGTCTGTACTGAGGACTTTGTCAGACGCTTTAAAGAGGAGATGGTGGAAGTGGCTATGCCAGACAGTAGTATGCAAGAGCTAGACAAGGAAGAACAGGATGAGAGGACGGAAATGTTAGCTAGTGACGATTGCCAGAATGAACAAAATGGACGAAGTCTTGTTGACAAAAGATCATCAGCAACAATTGGAGAATGGAGTAAAGACACAGTGACTGCTCACTGTTCCCTCTCAAATAAGCCAGGTCAAAGAAAGGAACGGAGGAAATGTCTCTCTGACAGCTTCAGAGTAAACACATCACATTTTG TCTCTCACAGGACAGGGGTTGCAGCAGACCATGAAAATGTACAGCACAACAACAGCTGTTCTCTTACGGCCAGGTGTTTGGCAG GAGTGCCTGTGTGTAGCTTTGACACCGTGTCCATTGACAGTGACCTCGATACAGTCTCCACAGAGCAAGTCAGGCGTCACATTCACAAGCAGCCAG GATGGCAAGCTCTTATTCAGTCTGTCACAGACATGAATGACGACTGTACCAACCAGAGTGACCATGACACACCCACACAGGAAGAAAGCGATGCTCAGCCTACATCGG TCCAGACATCTTCTTGTGGACATGTACAAAACACAAGTCTGTCTATACGTAAAGCTCAACGTGACAAGATAGGAACTTacgg ACTTGTATGCTCATTGAGTGACAACGAGAAGGACACAGATGAAGAAATTATCCACTGCAGCGGGAGGTCCAGGCCTGAGAGGACGTCAGCGAAGATGAAGTCCGATTGGGCCGCGCTGAAAGAGCGACTCTCTAACCTCCGACAA AAATgtgagaaagaagaggaggcaCTAAGGTTAAAGAGGACTCAGTTAAAAGACGTTGGGCTCTGCCTCTCTGAACTTCTACAGAAACGGAAG CATGCCTTGCAGGAATTAGAGCGACTGACTACAGAGACAGCACAGATGGAGAAAGACAAGAGGACTTTGGAGTCTGTTCTGAGAGACAGCAGGATGGAGAAGGAGTCTGTTAG CTGCCAGATACAGAAGCTCCAGAGGCAGAAAGAGTCCTTTCTCCTGGAGGTTAGAGCTATGGAAAAAGATCTTCCAACACTGAGTTCATGTAAACAGACTCCAAAGGATGGATCCTGCATGAACCGG AACAATGTCATaatgtcagtgctggagagggaggagatggaaAGACAGCTGGATAATGCCAAAACAGAATTGTTTACTGAGCAGCGACGTGCAAGAGAGAAACTTGAGTCCGTGCAAGAG AAGTTCGAGGAAACTTGTGAGGAGCTTCACAGAGCCACAGACGCTGAGAGCTCACTGAGGGACAGATGTTTCTGTCTGGAGGaaaaactgatgcagaaaaaccAACAGACTGAG ACACTTGAGATTCAAGTGAGCAAGCTGCAGGGTGAGCTGGGAGAATGTAAGGACAGGTTAGGCACCCTGGAGAAAATGTTGGCCCAGAGAGAGCTGCAGTTGCTGGATTTAAAGGAACAATGTGGAGCCTTCCAAGCAGAGAGGGATGGACTGAAGGGGGAGCTACAGCACCTGAAAACCCAGCACTCCAAAGCCCTGAAGGAAGCCCAGGAGCAGACCCACAGAATGAAG GTTAAAAAGcaggctgaggaggagaaaGCACATGGTTTGAAAGAAGAGATGCTGTCTCTCACAAGACACATTGAGTCCATGCAAAGTTCCATTCAG CTGAAAGAGGAGGAAGTCATCCAGCTGAGGAAATCTCTGCAGCAGTGGAGGGAAGAGgcaaagaaatgtgaaaaggaGTGGCATATGGAAGCCTTGGAAAAG GTACACAAAGCtgtagaggaagagaggaggaagcaTGAAGCAGAAAAAGTGGAGGCAGTACAGGTTCACCGTGGGATACTGGAAGAGCAGCACAGAAAAAGCCTGGAAAACTTGAGGAGTGATATGCAGCAAGAGAGGAGTAAAGCACTGATTCTTCAACATCAAGTGGTGGAATTAAAAGCA AAAGTGCAGGAGTTAGAAAGTGAACGCTGTGCACAGCAGAGAGAGCAGGAGTCTTTGCTGGCTGTGATTTGCAAATCGCTGAAAGAGGAGCACCAGGCTGAGCTGCAGCGATCGCAGAGACATATGGCAAAG AGTCAGAGGGCAGTTCTGCGCCTTGAGCAGGATGTTCAGCTGGCAGTGAAAGAGACTGACAGGCTCCGGGTGATGCTAGAAGAAAGGGAGAGCAGCCATCACCGAGTCATAGCTGAGATGGAGCAGCAACTCAGACACTGGGCCCAGCAGCTGGTAGCAGAGTGCCAGCATCTAAACCATTTAGTGGAACAAAGTGGAGCCAAACAAAGTGCTGGGAAACTATCTCCCAg TCTTACGGGCACTGAGGCTCTCACATACCTGAAAACACTACGAGGGCAGCTGAAGCACTTCGTTAGCCACCTACACCAggagctgaaatcacagaaacaaaccAATGAGCATCTGAGAAAAGACAAG gagcGAGAATTGAGCATCCAGAGGCAGCAGCTGAGGGTGGAGAGAGATCAAGCCTTGAACTCTATAAAAGAGCGTCTCATTCAA GAACACATTGAGGAGCTGAGCAGTCTGAGATGGGCTCATTTgactgatggaggagctgagggaggtggaggagttGCAGCATCTCTCCGCAAGCAGCTGAAGGCCAAAGACCTGGAGCTCAGGCAGGTTCAGAGGAGCATGGCAGAGTGGAAGGAGCAGACTGCAGCTCGTCTGGCATGCAAGTTTGAGGAAGAATTCACAGCTGAACTCGAAAG GTGCAAGGCAAAGTTGTTAAGGGGCAG AAAAGCGTCAAAGAGTCAAGAGGAGAGGCACAGAAAGCCTGAGCAGTGTGAAGGAGAAATGATGTTTGGTATGAAG GAAGCTCAGAAATCCGTTTGCTCTCTGTCCATCCATGCTGTGGACTCTGCTGCCTCCCAGAGCCCCTCAGATGTGACTTCATTTAAGCTTCTTCGTTACCTCCAGAGCAGAGTGAAGCAGCTCCGTGTGGAAAATCAGGCCTATATGTGGAGTCCACCTCCTCCATTTACAGTCCCTTCAGATTTATCAGGATCATATCTTACAACT
- the si:ch211-102c2.8 gene encoding trichohyalin isoform X1 produces the protein MSDSSHDGAERDADKLLCIDPIDTSSVFGVDTPTLKLDHCDLLLDAMDAELGQLQVLPHKHDAISREHDCSNAAVLRWSQALSKDTGFGSTSQTNDTPMSCLDLMHTPTMEQTSENTTDCWEDHVTHEETENRLHRDKKETESRREQVIWRLQKLLGDTCEEGGMAEETYPPSDSVCTEDFVRRFKEEMVEVAMPDSSMQELDKEEQDERTEMLASDDCQNEQNGRSLVDKRSSATIGEWSKDTVTAHCSLSNKPGQRKERRKCLSDSFRVNTSHFVSHRTGVAADHENVQHNNSCSLTARCLAGVPVCSFDTVSIDSDLDTVSTEQVRRHIHKQPGWQALIQSVTDMNDDCTNQSDHDTPTQEESDAQPTSVQTSSCGHVQNTSLSIRKAQRDKIGTYGLVCSLSDNEKDTDEEIIHCSGRSRPERTSAKMKSDWAALKERLSNLRQKCEKEEEALRLKRTQLKDVGLCLSELLQKRKHALQELERLTTETAQMEKDKRTLESVLRDSRMEKESVSCQIQKLQRQKESFLLEVRAMEKDLPTLSSCKQTPKDGSCMNRNNVIMSVLEREEMERQLDNAKTELFTEQRRAREKLESVQEKFEETCEELHRATDAESSLRDRCFCLEEKLMQKNQQTETLEIQVSKLQGELGECKDRLGTLEKMLAQRELQLLDLKEQCGAFQAERDGLKGELQHLKTQHSKALKEAQEQTHRMKVAAEVKKQAEEEKAHGLKEEMLSLTRHIESMQSSIQLKEEEVIQLRKSLQQWREEAKKCEKEWHMEALEKVHKAVEEERRKHEAEKVEAVQVHRGILEEQHRKSLENLRSDMQQERSKALILQHQVVELKAKVQELESERCAQQREQESLLAVICKSLKEEHQAELQRSQRHMAKSQRAVLRLEQDVQLAVKETDRLRVMLEERESSHHRVIAEMEQQLRHWAQQLVAECQHLNHLVEQSGAKQSAGKLSPSLTGTEALTYLKTLRGQLKHFVSHLHQELKSQKQTNEHLRKDKERELSIQRQQLRVERDQALNSIKERLIQEHIEELSSLRWAHLTDGGAEGGGGVAASLRKQLKAKDLELRQVQRSMAEWKEQTAARLACKFEEEFTAELERCKAKLLRGRKASKSQEERHRKPEQCEGEMMFGMKEAQKSVCSLSIHAVDSAASQSPSDVTSFKLLRYLQSRVKQLRVENQAYMWSPPPPFTVPSDLSGSYLTTIAQGQDSAGTVGQSSVRTVSSEGHETLQCVSQCTPVT, from the exons ATGTCAGACAGCAGCCATGATGGAGCAGAGAGAGACGCTGACAAGCTTCTTTGTATTG ATCCCATTGACACCAGCAGTGTGTTTGGAGTGGATACCCCGACTCTCAAACTGGACCACTGTGACCTCCTCCTAGATGCGATGGATGCTGAGCTTGGTCAGCTGCAg GTCCTGCCACATAAACATGATGCAATTTCCAGGGAGCATGATTGCAGCAATGCAG ctgttctCAGGTGGAGTCAAGCTCTGAGCAAAGACACAGGCTTTGGAAGTACAAGTCAAACAAATGACACTCCCATGTCTTGTCTTGATCTGATGCACACTCCAACGATGGAGCAAACCTCAG AGAATACCACTGACTGCTGGGAAGATCATGTCACTCATGAGGAAACTGAAAACAGGCTACACAGAGACAAGAAGGAAACGGAATCTCGGAGGGAGCAGGTCATCTGGAGGttacagaaactgcttggagacACCTGTGAGGAAGGAGGGATGGCAGAAGAAACATACCCTCCGTCAGACAGCGTCTGTACTGAGGACTTTGTCAGACGCTTTAAAGAGGAGATGGTGGAAGTGGCTATGCCAGACAGTAGTATGCAAGAGCTAGACAAGGAAGAACAGGATGAGAGGACGGAAATGTTAGCTAGTGACGATTGCCAGAATGAACAAAATGGACGAAGTCTTGTTGACAAAAGATCATCAGCAACAATTGGAGAATGGAGTAAAGACACAGTGACTGCTCACTGTTCCCTCTCAAATAAGCCAGGTCAAAGAAAGGAACGGAGGAAATGTCTCTCTGACAGCTTCAGAGTAAACACATCACATTTTG TCTCTCACAGGACAGGGGTTGCAGCAGACCATGAAAATGTACAGCACAACAACAGCTGTTCTCTTACGGCCAGGTGTTTGGCAG GAGTGCCTGTGTGTAGCTTTGACACCGTGTCCATTGACAGTGACCTCGATACAGTCTCCACAGAGCAAGTCAGGCGTCACATTCACAAGCAGCCAG GATGGCAAGCTCTTATTCAGTCTGTCACAGACATGAATGACGACTGTACCAACCAGAGTGACCATGACACACCCACACAGGAAGAAAGCGATGCTCAGCCTACATCGG TCCAGACATCTTCTTGTGGACATGTACAAAACACAAGTCTGTCTATACGTAAAGCTCAACGTGACAAGATAGGAACTTacgg ACTTGTATGCTCATTGAGTGACAACGAGAAGGACACAGATGAAGAAATTATCCACTGCAGCGGGAGGTCCAGGCCTGAGAGGACGTCAGCGAAGATGAAGTCCGATTGGGCCGCGCTGAAAGAGCGACTCTCTAACCTCCGACAA AAATgtgagaaagaagaggaggcaCTAAGGTTAAAGAGGACTCAGTTAAAAGACGTTGGGCTCTGCCTCTCTGAACTTCTACAGAAACGGAAG CATGCCTTGCAGGAATTAGAGCGACTGACTACAGAGACAGCACAGATGGAGAAAGACAAGAGGACTTTGGAGTCTGTTCTGAGAGACAGCAGGATGGAGAAGGAGTCTGTTAG CTGCCAGATACAGAAGCTCCAGAGGCAGAAAGAGTCCTTTCTCCTGGAGGTTAGAGCTATGGAAAAAGATCTTCCAACACTGAGTTCATGTAAACAGACTCCAAAGGATGGATCCTGCATGAACCGG AACAATGTCATaatgtcagtgctggagagggaggagatggaaAGACAGCTGGATAATGCCAAAACAGAATTGTTTACTGAGCAGCGACGTGCAAGAGAGAAACTTGAGTCCGTGCAAGAG AAGTTCGAGGAAACTTGTGAGGAGCTTCACAGAGCCACAGACGCTGAGAGCTCACTGAGGGACAGATGTTTCTGTCTGGAGGaaaaactgatgcagaaaaaccAACAGACTGAG ACACTTGAGATTCAAGTGAGCAAGCTGCAGGGTGAGCTGGGAGAATGTAAGGACAGGTTAGGCACCCTGGAGAAAATGTTGGCCCAGAGAGAGCTGCAGTTGCTGGATTTAAAGGAACAATGTGGAGCCTTCCAAGCAGAGAGGGATGGACTGAAGGGGGAGCTACAGCACCTGAAAACCCAGCACTCCAAAGCCCTGAAGGAAGCCCAGGAGCAGACCCACAGAATGAAGGTAGCTGCTGAG GTTAAAAAGcaggctgaggaggagaaaGCACATGGTTTGAAAGAAGAGATGCTGTCTCTCACAAGACACATTGAGTCCATGCAAAGTTCCATTCAG CTGAAAGAGGAGGAAGTCATCCAGCTGAGGAAATCTCTGCAGCAGTGGAGGGAAGAGgcaaagaaatgtgaaaaggaGTGGCATATGGAAGCCTTGGAAAAG GTACACAAAGCtgtagaggaagagaggaggaagcaTGAAGCAGAAAAAGTGGAGGCAGTACAGGTTCACCGTGGGATACTGGAAGAGCAGCACAGAAAAAGCCTGGAAAACTTGAGGAGTGATATGCAGCAAGAGAGGAGTAAAGCACTGATTCTTCAACATCAAGTGGTGGAATTAAAAGCA AAAGTGCAGGAGTTAGAAAGTGAACGCTGTGCACAGCAGAGAGAGCAGGAGTCTTTGCTGGCTGTGATTTGCAAATCGCTGAAAGAGGAGCACCAGGCTGAGCTGCAGCGATCGCAGAGACATATGGCAAAG AGTCAGAGGGCAGTTCTGCGCCTTGAGCAGGATGTTCAGCTGGCAGTGAAAGAGACTGACAGGCTCCGGGTGATGCTAGAAGAAAGGGAGAGCAGCCATCACCGAGTCATAGCTGAGATGGAGCAGCAACTCAGACACTGGGCCCAGCAGCTGGTAGCAGAGTGCCAGCATCTAAACCATTTAGTGGAACAAAGTGGAGCCAAACAAAGTGCTGGGAAACTATCTCCCAg TCTTACGGGCACTGAGGCTCTCACATACCTGAAAACACTACGAGGGCAGCTGAAGCACTTCGTTAGCCACCTACACCAggagctgaaatcacagaaacaaaccAATGAGCATCTGAGAAAAGACAAG gagcGAGAATTGAGCATCCAGAGGCAGCAGCTGAGGGTGGAGAGAGATCAAGCCTTGAACTCTATAAAAGAGCGTCTCATTCAA GAACACATTGAGGAGCTGAGCAGTCTGAGATGGGCTCATTTgactgatggaggagctgagggaggtggaggagttGCAGCATCTCTCCGCAAGCAGCTGAAGGCCAAAGACCTGGAGCTCAGGCAGGTTCAGAGGAGCATGGCAGAGTGGAAGGAGCAGACTGCAGCTCGTCTGGCATGCAAGTTTGAGGAAGAATTCACAGCTGAACTCGAAAG GTGCAAGGCAAAGTTGTTAAGGGGCAG AAAAGCGTCAAAGAGTCAAGAGGAGAGGCACAGAAAGCCTGAGCAGTGTGAAGGAGAAATGATGTTTGGTATGAAG GAAGCTCAGAAATCCGTTTGCTCTCTGTCCATCCATGCTGTGGACTCTGCTGCCTCCCAGAGCCCCTCAGATGTGACTTCATTTAAGCTTCTTCGTTACCTCCAGAGCAGAGTGAAGCAGCTCCGTGTGGAAAATCAGGCCTATATGTGGAGTCCACCTCCTCCATTTACAGTCCCTTCAGATTTATCAGGATCATATCTTACAACT
- the si:ch211-102c2.8 gene encoding trichohyalin isoform X4 produces the protein MEKDKRTLESVLRDSRMEKESVSCQIQKLQRQKESFLLEVRAMEKDLPTLSSCKQTPKDGSCMNRNNVIMSVLEREEMERQLDNAKTELFTEQRRAREKLESVQEKFEETCEELHRATDAESSLRDRCFCLEEKLMQKNQQTETLEIQVSKLQGELGECKDRLGTLEKMLAQRELQLLDLKEQCGAFQAERDGLKGELQHLKTQHSKALKEAQEQTHRMKVAAEVKKQAEEEKAHGLKEEMLSLTRHIESMQSSIQLKEEEVIQLRKSLQQWREEAKKCEKEWHMEALEKVHKAVEEERRKHEAEKVEAVQVHRGILEEQHRKSLENLRSDMQQERSKALILQHQVVELKAKVQELESERCAQQREQESLLAVICKSLKEEHQAELQRSQRHMAKSQRAVLRLEQDVQLAVKETDRLRVMLEERESSHHRVIAEMEQQLRHWAQQLVAECQHLNHLVEQSGAKQSAGKLSPSLTGTEALTYLKTLRGQLKHFVSHLHQELKSQKQTNEHLRKDKERELSIQRQQLRVERDQALNSIKERLIQEHIEELSSLRWAHLTDGGAEGGGGVAASLRKQLKAKDLELRQVQRSMAEWKEQTAARLACKFEEEFTAELERCKAKLLRGRKASKSQEERHRKPEQCEGEMMFGMKEAQKSVCSLSIHAVDSAASQSPSDVTSFKLLRYLQSRVKQLRVENQAYMWSPPPPFTVPSDLSGSYLTTIAQGQDSAGTVGQSSVRTVSSEGHETLQCVSQCTPVT, from the exons ATGGAGAAAGACAAGAGGACTTTGGAGTCTGTTCTGAGAGACAGCAGGATGGAGAAGGAGTCTGTTAG CTGCCAGATACAGAAGCTCCAGAGGCAGAAAGAGTCCTTTCTCCTGGAGGTTAGAGCTATGGAAAAAGATCTTCCAACACTGAGTTCATGTAAACAGACTCCAAAGGATGGATCCTGCATGAACCGG AACAATGTCATaatgtcagtgctggagagggaggagatggaaAGACAGCTGGATAATGCCAAAACAGAATTGTTTACTGAGCAGCGACGTGCAAGAGAGAAACTTGAGTCCGTGCAAGAG AAGTTCGAGGAAACTTGTGAGGAGCTTCACAGAGCCACAGACGCTGAGAGCTCACTGAGGGACAGATGTTTCTGTCTGGAGGaaaaactgatgcagaaaaaccAACAGACTGAG ACACTTGAGATTCAAGTGAGCAAGCTGCAGGGTGAGCTGGGAGAATGTAAGGACAGGTTAGGCACCCTGGAGAAAATGTTGGCCCAGAGAGAGCTGCAGTTGCTGGATTTAAAGGAACAATGTGGAGCCTTCCAAGCAGAGAGGGATGGACTGAAGGGGGAGCTACAGCACCTGAAAACCCAGCACTCCAAAGCCCTGAAGGAAGCCCAGGAGCAGACCCACAGAATGAAGGTAGCTGCTGAG GTTAAAAAGcaggctgaggaggagaaaGCACATGGTTTGAAAGAAGAGATGCTGTCTCTCACAAGACACATTGAGTCCATGCAAAGTTCCATTCAG CTGAAAGAGGAGGAAGTCATCCAGCTGAGGAAATCTCTGCAGCAGTGGAGGGAAGAGgcaaagaaatgtgaaaaggaGTGGCATATGGAAGCCTTGGAAAAG GTACACAAAGCtgtagaggaagagaggaggaagcaTGAAGCAGAAAAAGTGGAGGCAGTACAGGTTCACCGTGGGATACTGGAAGAGCAGCACAGAAAAAGCCTGGAAAACTTGAGGAGTGATATGCAGCAAGAGAGGAGTAAAGCACTGATTCTTCAACATCAAGTGGTGGAATTAAAAGCA AAAGTGCAGGAGTTAGAAAGTGAACGCTGTGCACAGCAGAGAGAGCAGGAGTCTTTGCTGGCTGTGATTTGCAAATCGCTGAAAGAGGAGCACCAGGCTGAGCTGCAGCGATCGCAGAGACATATGGCAAAG AGTCAGAGGGCAGTTCTGCGCCTTGAGCAGGATGTTCAGCTGGCAGTGAAAGAGACTGACAGGCTCCGGGTGATGCTAGAAGAAAGGGAGAGCAGCCATCACCGAGTCATAGCTGAGATGGAGCAGCAACTCAGACACTGGGCCCAGCAGCTGGTAGCAGAGTGCCAGCATCTAAACCATTTAGTGGAACAAAGTGGAGCCAAACAAAGTGCTGGGAAACTATCTCCCAg TCTTACGGGCACTGAGGCTCTCACATACCTGAAAACACTACGAGGGCAGCTGAAGCACTTCGTTAGCCACCTACACCAggagctgaaatcacagaaacaaaccAATGAGCATCTGAGAAAAGACAAG gagcGAGAATTGAGCATCCAGAGGCAGCAGCTGAGGGTGGAGAGAGATCAAGCCTTGAACTCTATAAAAGAGCGTCTCATTCAA GAACACATTGAGGAGCTGAGCAGTCTGAGATGGGCTCATTTgactgatggaggagctgagggaggtggaggagttGCAGCATCTCTCCGCAAGCAGCTGAAGGCCAAAGACCTGGAGCTCAGGCAGGTTCAGAGGAGCATGGCAGAGTGGAAGGAGCAGACTGCAGCTCGTCTGGCATGCAAGTTTGAGGAAGAATTCACAGCTGAACTCGAAAG GTGCAAGGCAAAGTTGTTAAGGGGCAG AAAAGCGTCAAAGAGTCAAGAGGAGAGGCACAGAAAGCCTGAGCAGTGTGAAGGAGAAATGATGTTTGGTATGAAG GAAGCTCAGAAATCCGTTTGCTCTCTGTCCATCCATGCTGTGGACTCTGCTGCCTCCCAGAGCCCCTCAGATGTGACTTCATTTAAGCTTCTTCGTTACCTCCAGAGCAGAGTGAAGCAGCTCCGTGTGGAAAATCAGGCCTATATGTGGAGTCCACCTCCTCCATTTACAGTCCCTTCAGATTTATCAGGATCATATCTTACAACT